The sequence TCGGGATCACAATCGAGGTGTCTCACCTCGCAGTATGCGTCCAATAGGCTGGACTCAAAGATACCAGTGTgcatcagtccaccttgatcatccCAACGGTACACCATAGTTCCAAAAGTGATCTTGGATCTAGCAGGAGGTGACACAAAGATGATTGTCACCGACTCGAAGTGATCATAGAAGCCGGTGTCGAAGAATCCAACACGGATGCGTACTTGAGATATGATCGATCCTAAAAAACAGATGAAGGCCCCTATCTTGTgcaccaactgtcgaagattagtgcTTATCAATATATCCGTAATTAAACAAGAGTGCCTTCGAGACCAGAGATCGAGTAGAAAACAAGACACATGACGATACAggttcgccccccccccccccccctcgattggagtaatactctATGTCCTATATGGatgctactgtatatttattaTCTTGAATAAGAGTAATGTGGTTAGACTTATTACAATGGAGAAGATTGGTATTCTAATTTAGGGTTGAAGTCGCTAAGTATCTCCAATTGCTAGGGTCTTCGTGTTGCTTTCCTTGAATTGCGTATACGTAGATTGTTTCCCTCCTCCCCCTAGAGGTCTGGGTCCCCCGCATTATATAGGGGTCAATGTACCATCTCAAATTCAACCATAGTCGATAAAGAATCCTTTGTCTTGTTGGCCAAAGCAAATCAAATGAATCCGATATGGATACTAGTTGTACTCTAGTCAGTTAACCCGATCGAAACATTTCTAGTATATGTCTTTGTAATCTTCAAGTATACTGGATTCCGTGGATCTGGatatgtactccttatgcgcatatactcTATAATTAGACATTCGACAAATGTGGGGAAAGATTTGGAAAATTTGGTATAAGATTTGGAAACCGCCGGAACACAAGGAGTGATACTAAATTCGATCATAATATCATGGCAAATATTCTAGAGACCTGCAGCGTTACGCTGCCGCAACAAAATTTGAGTCCTGTCTCAACAGAGCTGATGGAAATATCTTCCAAACAAAAAATCGAATCAGAAAATGAAATGGTCAGCTCTTGCGGCTTGCTCAATCAGCACCGAATAAATTTCATGAAAGCAGCTGATGTTGCCTTGCTAGCACGAATCACGGAACGTAGACAGCAAATCATAAATAAAAAAGTGTGGTATGTAATGTGGACCAGTAAGCAAGAAGGGTCTGTCAATTCTGCCTCACCATCCTGAACACATGGACCACATATCAGTCAGCTCATTCCTTGCAACTCAACTTTGGCCAGAATTATCTATTTTTGCGAGGTAAaggaaaatatcaaaataaacGCCTAACCCTCCACCATATATTTCTTAAAAGAATCTGAATAGATCGCCCAGTATGATTGTTCATATTTACAGCCGCCTATTCACAGCAATGATCTTGCCACCCTTTCTAGGGTAGAACCAGAACTGGAGAGCAATTATAGCTGCTATGGAGCTACACTACCTTCCGCCTCTCGCATTCGGTGTAGGAGACAGCCTCCTAAATCTAGCCTTGCTGATTTTGCAAACTTCCTGGCCCCAAAATTCATACACTGCTCTATGATTTTTATGACATCTGTCATGATTTCTTCCCCTTTTTCTTGTCCCTGGGATCTGCAACCAAGTGACGACTCTCGAGAAGATCCGAAAGCGTAATCTTTCCACAGTTTCCTGTGTCCAACCTTTGGAATTGGTCACAGATCATCATGATATCTTTTTCAGAAATCTTCCCCATCTCCTTGAGCTTGTAAACTACAAATTCTGATTTCCTGGATAACATAAGTTAGAATAAAATATTAGTCGATGCAACTATCACAATTTAGTGTTTACAAGGAAGCAAGATCTACTCTAAATGGAAGTAAGCAAACGCTCTTCAGGAGGCATGAGAAACTATGATAAACCAATGCTATCATAGGATGATAGTGTTGAACCATTGTAAATTTTGTGTGATGACGATGACCTGGTATAGCTAAAACTAAAAGTGGTTACAACCTACAAACACAAACAAGTACTGTAGCCACCACATGGTTAAAGAGCGCGGCAAAGTAAGATGTTCTGCATGTTAGGGCTAAGACAACTGTAAGGTCTCTGGTGTTCAGTGTTCCCATATCTCACAACATAATAAGGTGGCAGCAGTAGATTTATGGGGAACATAAGCTAACAACACAATAAGCTTGGGAACATAAGTGAAAGAGGAACCTTTCCGATAACTTCATAAGCAATTTGGGACAATTCCTTTTACATTTTGACCAAATgtatgtaaattgttgaaattaaATGCACATGAAAATCTACAATGTTGGAAGCATATCATTCAAGCTGGCAAAATCAATATACTGACATCATTCATATTGCCCCAATATCGTGAAAATTAAATGAGACTATTTTACTGTGGGGGTTCCAATGTCGTGTTGAATGACAGTTGGTATATTTGGCTATTCTATATCGGCCTAATATGGGTGCAGTTTCGACCTTTTTAGTATAGCTACACTATATGATTTCTTAAAGTGCCAAAAGCAAATGATGTGTGTATATCAATTGATCTCCAATACTCAATCCAATACATCAAGCACACAACCAATTAGTTCAACAGAATATTCAAATAAACGAGCCAACAAATACAAGCCAATGATCATCACTTCTGATTCTAAGTTGAGAGTTGTTAGACCCATATTACAAGCcccaagatcatcaacattTCTTTAATAGAGAAAAATCCATGAAGAACTGATTAATTGGTTATGCAAGAATTGTATGAATAATTTAATGCATTATTAGAACATtacttaaataaaaaattgaatggATTATATGTGTATAGATAAAGCAAAAAGCTCCAAATACAAACTATTCTAATATAAAACTTTAGAGCTGAGCGAAAAGGGTTCTATATTCTAGCTAACGCAAAAATTGGGTGATACTACTTTTTATGTGTTGGTAAAAATGAAAAGGTCTACTTAAATCTTATGAAGTGTTTTCTACTGTTTCACAATATTAGTCTGACCGACTTCGGCACGCAGACCAACAATACCtacaatcattaaaaaaatgaataggTGATAGACCTAGTCCACCCTTGTTAAGTGAACGCTCTTGCTACTCAGTTATCACATCTTAAAAGTAAAGGTAGCGGGTGAAGATTGCACCACATACAGTACTGCAGCCTTGATTTCAAGGATGGATTGGCATTGTGGAATTACTATTCACAAGAAAATGGACATACATTTTGAATAGAGGGAGTATTTCAATAGCATGGACTACAAAGTCATTCATCTAtatattcaaaattttcaaatagcacaatattttgaaaacaatTGCTACCCATAATAACACAATGAGCTTATCCTACTTAGCATAAGTAATCTATGCACATTTTTCAATAACTGAACAAACACCTAAATTAGTGAAAGTCTATGCACATTTTTCAATAACTGAACAAACACCTAAATTAGTGAAATTTTATGACAAAAAACATTCATTCAACTCATAATTGGTAGTAGCACTGTGATGCCAACAAATTATAAAATTGCGAACCTCAGCAATCATTGTTAATAAAGAAGGACaagataaagaaaatatgatccaatttgtaagaaaaaaaataaatatgtacgTAAAAGGATTGTTTTGGATTTCCAAATTGGCATACCAAAGGACaagataaagaaaatatgatccaatttgtaaaaaaataataaatatgaaagtaAAATGACTGTTTTGGATTTCCAAATTGACACGATGTAGAAACAAATAACataatgaaatatttttatcaaataCAGAAAATACCCAATAAATTAATCTTCTAAATAATATAATACACCTTAACATATCTTGATACGTATTGTTTATATGGGATATAGATGAGCTCATGGGTACAATAGAATGACATAACTTAGCAAACAAAAAGTATACAGAAATATGTTGCTATGTAACATGATACCATTTACTCGGTCCTGAAAACTACAATAGAGTTATTATTGTATTTACTGAAAGAAATCGTCCTCTCTTCACATGGTCAATCTCTACACAGgaaatatttttctaaatttatcCTGTCATGCTCAGGATTTGACAAACTGCCATAATCGCATACTCTGTTACTTTCAGTCACAATTCACTCCACCAACATGACTACATGATTAATTTCATAAtagcatttatttatttatgtcaaACAGAAATGAAGTTGTATGATCACAATTCATAAtagcatttatttatttatgtcaaACAGAAATGAAGTTGTATGATCATTATTTCATAAtagcatttatttatttatgtcaaACAGAAATGAAGTTGTATGATCATTATTTCATAAtagcatttatttatttatgtcaaACAGAAATGAAGTTGTatgatcacaattcacaagctTGACAAGCATCATAAATTGTATATATCATTCTGCAATGATACTCCACTAGCGACATATTCAAAGAAATTTCTTTTAGCTTCTCCTGACAGTGTGACAACTGACAACGCATTAACATTTACCAGTCTCAGAACACCACATTCTTCATCCCTTTTATTGTCTTGTATACTAGCGCAGAGGCAAAAACCCAGTACGATATAAAACCATATGTCACTTAGTAAGCTGAGTTCTTATTTCCTTTGGATTTCTTCTTTTAAGTTGAAATTGAAAGTATAAGTGTCCTGAATATCCAAATGTGATAAATAAGCTACAACGCAAAACCCCACTAACTTACCCATGCTAACTCAATCAAACAATATTGAGTGTTCATGATAGCTTTGCTTCTATATACAAAACGTGAATATCACAACTCTTCTTGCAAAGGAACAATAGGAGAAGCCAACACAATCAGTGATAGGTAGCAATAGCATACTGGCAGAAGCAGACATACATAAGATGATCTGATTCCTTTCAGAAACCTCATTATGAGCTAGATTTGTAGATCAataacttagttttgaaagcaaaGGTCCCTGCTTACCATTCAGTTGCCTCCTTTTCCGCTATTCCTACGCATATGTTAGTATTTAGGGGGATCTCCATTGCACCTTATGTTAGTTGCAACCAAATTGCATTACATTAAAATCAATAACTTAGTAATGAATCTAGAGCACACTCTAAGAACTAGACTGCAGCAAACAGAACAAGTCAACAGCCTCGAGAACAACCAATGTTAATGATATACTGATTGCTGGATAGCACCTAGCTGACCTTAAGAGATCTACTGCAACTTGTAACTTGTGACTATTTACATTGCCTGATTGGTGATCTGTTGATAGTGTCATAATGCCTAAGTTCTAGTCTCCGACAGTCACACTAGCTGCCTATTATTTGCAGATTAATTACCAAGTAAAGACACTTTGGAGGATTCTCACCTTCCAACTGCCCATTTGCATGTTTATACCGGTGAATGCTCTTTCGTCGCACAAAATAAGAAACAATTTTGCACATAATCTCCTAAGAAAGTAGTAAATGGAAGCAATAAACCCAGATCAAAGACACTGTCGACTTACGTGACATATCCATTGTTATCGATATCCGCAGCAAGAAACTCTGATATGGTCATGTTTCTTGACAGCACCCAGTTGGCCATGGCGCGGTGCCTCTTGTCAATCCTCATCTCTGCCAAGTAGAGGAATGCCCTTGCCACGGCTAGGGTCGACACAAGCAGCCAGGCAGATGCGAAAAGCCGCCCAGGTAGCGTCCTGAATGCCTGGTCCCCGTATCCAACCGTGGTCACTGACATCACCGCAAGGTAGACCGCATCGAGCCAACCCAGGCTCTCCACCTTCCTGAGCACCGCGGCCCCAATGCCCACGCAGATGGCCACCACACCGAGCGCAAGAGCAACCTTCATGCGAATGCGCATCCGGCCCTTCTTGATGTCGAAGATGTAGTTGTGGCGGTGCTTGCGCGCGGAGTGCGGGTTCTTGAGCGCGGTGATGAGGAGGTGCTCCTGGAGGTCGAGCACGTAGGAGACCATCCCAGAGAGGAGGATGTCGACGAAGCCGAAGCCGACCAGGACgaaggagatggagaagagCTTGGCGGCGGGGGTCGCTGGCGTGATGTCCCCGTACCCGATGGTGCAGAGCGTGACGATGCAGAAGTACAGCGCGTCGGCAACGGGGTGCGTGGGCCCGGCGGAGGAGGCGAAGTTGGCCGGCGCAGCGGCGTAGAAGGTGACGCCGAGGGCGAGGTAGGCGAGCAGGAAGAGGAACGCGTGCAGCACGATGGaaggccgccgcggcggcgccggcggctgaTCGCCGCCCGCTGCAGCGGCCTCGAGTGTGGCCGCGCTGAGCGGCGCCATGGCCGGCGCGGTGCGGGAGCGGTGGAGGTTAGTGCGGGCACCGGCGGCGCCGGCCAGGAAGTCGAAGAGCGAGGACGCGCCGCcggtggcggaggcggaggaggggtCCTCCGGGTccgacggcggcgagggcgggGACGAGGAGCAGGATGGAAGGTCGAAGTCTTTCCCGTCGACGGATATGCGGCGGCGGTGCGCGTAgtacggcggcggtggcggaggaggtggcggtggcggcggcggcagcggcggcgggtggGCGCCGAAGATGATGCGGTCCTTGTAGGAAGAGGCCGGGGAGGGTGAAGGGGAGAAGGAGGACACCGTCGAGTGCTCCGGCAGCGGGTTGAGGTGGGCCGGCAGCAGCGGGTCCATGTCCATGACGGTTCTTGGATTCTTGGAGATTCTCGCGGTTTCTTGGATTTTGGCTTagagagtgagggagatggGACGGAGTCGGATTCTACCAATTATTGGGTTCGAGTggaagaggaaggagacggCGGCCGGTGCCGGCTGGGGAGAAGACGGCGCATCGAAGGGGAAGAAGGCTTGGCCGCTGATGTCCTCTACGGCTCTACTCAACGACGGCGATGCCTTTTTTTCcgctcttttttctttttatttttctcttttgtttcgtTTCGAAGAGGAATTAATTATTGAGGAAAGAGAAGATCAGATCAGCAGTGTATCCTCGGCGGTGCCACAAAACGTTACACATGTTTGTGTGTGAAAATCTTTATATTCAAAAATTCCATTTGCCATTTATCTTCAAAGTTCTCTTTAAACCATTTTATTTGATATTGCTCGTGGTTGACTATCCAAGAACGAAATTCATGAATTATTTAGACCGGTTTGGAACGCCGGAGTTACAAAATTCTTGTAGTTATTATACCTATTTtctataaaatattataaaatgtATACATCTCGAAGTTCACGTGCCTTATCTCTCGCCGGACTACTCTGTCTTTGTCCAACCAGTCTTTTGGCCAATACGATTAACTATATAATATTGATTGTGTGCAGCTTTAGTCACACATTTTTTTCATATGGTGATTTAGATCCACTATGATTATATTTTATTCATAATTTACACAATTCTAGTATAGCTGTTCTTGAAAATCAATTATATTGTTGCGCAGAACTCATTGGCTATTGTATTGTTGCTGATGATATTCTAAATGCTTATAAATTGTAGATATGATTGTAGATCCATGGAAGCATTGTCGCCGCTTTCACGCCATCACAATCACAACCTCATCAGTGTAGATTTTTCCTATTATTAAGTCGACGAGTCTGGTAACCCAAGTTGTAAGAAAAATCGTGTCCTATTAGGAGTGTACTTTCATTCGGACATGGAGCGGCTCGAACTAAAATTAGTAGGCAGCTAGTTGGGCAAACTAGGTGCAGCTATTTTTTTCCAAGTGTTTGTTTGATCTGTTTAAACTAGGAGCAACTTTCTTTTAAgtaattttgattttatttctCGTCTATTAAGTGTTGTCTAATCAAGTTCTCTAAACTTGGCACTGAAATATCCACATGCACGGAGTATTTGATTAATATAAAATACTTAGAATAACAAATTATGAAACTTAGAAAAGTTAAGAGAATACACAGAGCATGCGAAATCCTGATTTCTAGTCTTTTCAACTGAATATCAAAGTGTATGTATATGATGATGCGTGACGTGGCGAGAGAATGAGTCAAGGCCGTTGGATCGAGACAGGGGCATGACGGAAACGTTAGAGGATGGTGAACACATCTGAAGTTTATGAAAGCAAATTGTATAGGATCATATTTTATTAAagaatttttataatatatgttatttttctcttctttttatttgaaattgatgaaagcaaattttatagaatcggatactataaaaaaaacttttttcttATAATGATAtgtgtcttttttcttttctatccGTTATGTAAAAGGATATATATAGCTGAATAAAAGTCTGACGGAAGtcttttatagaaaaatttataaaatctacTTCCGAAGCTGATGGACATCCGTACAGGACAGGTCAGGTCAACCCGTGAGTTGAGTCCGTACTGGAACTACCGGTGGTTGCGAACTACTTCTGTTTCACCTAAAATTGCTCCTCTTGGAAAATACGTGTAGATATGAAATCCCAGTGTTCCAAACAGATGTATGCACCGGACAAATCAGGTTTTTGGTTAAAAAGAAAACGAGTTTAAGAGACCTTGTCTTCGATTCGATACCTATAATTGAATTAGTTTGGAGTAAATTTGAGTTTGGGCATTTGTCTTCCGTGTTTAACAGAATTCTGTTTCCTACTTGAAGCCAAAGCTAAATCATCGACACTTGAACTGTGAATAAATCCAGGCCAGGTTTATCGCGTTAACATTAATCCAAAGTGTTAGTGATGTCTTTTTCCTTCAAGATTTGTCTCCGATTTTGTATACCTCAGTTATGTGCTTTAAAGATAGTGGGTATATTATGTAAGGAAAAATCACGTGTTTTATTGCCTCATAACTCttgaatttttatttatacCTCAATTATAGTTAGTTTATATGGGAATTACAACTACTTTATACATAAGTTATAGTCACTTTTTTGTGTAACTTTCAAGTAACATTGGTGAAAATTAAAATCCCGGTGAGAACTACCTAAATATCGCTTTAATCTTTGTTACTACTACTATATGCAAATTCAAGCCGTAAATCTTAGATCTAATGGTAAAATTCAGGTGAGAAGCACCCCTAAAATGTTGGAGTGATCTATAGGCGTTCCGGGAACTGTTAAATTTTGCTGGTAGCGTGATCTTGTTAGCCACACCAAcaatcactactaaaaaaaattcatacatGATGGGTGATAATTCTCATTAGTAACAATGACATATATGTCACTCTAAACACGCTACTAATATgacttattagtgacgagttagtGACGAGTCtagactcatcactaataacatatattagtgacagatctaaACCCGATCTATCACTGATGATTGTACATATGTGACGTGTCAGGTCTAGAACCATCGTTGATGACTGTACATCAGTGACAGATGTGTAAAagaaccaaaaaaagaaaacttttCGCACTCAACGAAAAAACCTCTGTAGCTCATGTGGTCTCTCTCACTCGAACCGTGCAAATTACGCGCCCATGCATTTTATGAGATTCGATCCGGTGACCTCCCTCTCGCGTGaagcttccttaccatctcacctcagTCTTACCTGATGAATTTGtcaaaatttattcttttgatctttcctATTCAAATGTTTGaacaattatttgggcatcaATATAGCTTTAAATGAAAAGTTTGTCTTTATTTGGCTCCTTATTAAAAAGTTTGTGTCCAATCCATacagtgttcagtaaaacaatcataatttttgcatacggaGTTCAATTTTGATGTTCGACCTCTATTTTCGAAGCTGACGAGGAAGCGCATCCAAACTAATACAGGTGTTTAaacatgtacctttcttgaccaAAAAAGACTCAAAAGACCCTCATGTGACCTCTGGAGCTTTTGGTCGAAAATTGATCTTCTCTAATTTGCCTGAAATTTTTGGAGATATAGTGTTAtatctgaaagttagtgctgagtagatattttattaattcaagTTACAAAACtcacaataaaaatatttgaatttgcagTTTTCAACTTTATAGACATGTATGTGGTTTTTTCAATCATTTCTACTAATTTTGCACTAGATCCAGCAATTTAGTAGctatcatccgtcactaatgactctattCAGATTTTGACTAGCTTTTTGATACTGATCGAAAGGAACAAGGACTGATTGGAAGATGCCCACTAGTCGTAATTTTGATTCAACCAGCtgagagtcattagtgacaggtgtagttaccacccgtcactaataactcaatcatcagtgacagaAGTAGTTATCACTCATCATTGATGACTTTATAGCGTGTACTATTCTACCCATCATTGTGatctttagtgacggatctTGATTGGAACTCAGCTCTGGGTcatatcagtgacgggtcattattggatccatcactaatatagTATTAATGATATTTTCTAAACAGCCGTTACTAATGCAGTATCTCCTATATTGATTTCTTACACAGTGAATCGGGCCATTGGTGATTACGGGTGAACCCAAATCTGATGGATGATGATTGTATGTAGTATATTATTGTTTGTTGCTTGTGCGATTGAACGAGCAAATCTGGACATATCCTATGCCACCTGCTGTCAAGTGCTGCATGCCCTAGATGGAGAAAGGAGGCACATAATTTTGAACGACCAACCTCACCATCTTAATCGAACTGTGGCATAATTTTAGAGAGAAAATGCCATATAGTTTTTAGGAGCAGTTTGAGCTGTGTAAACATATATAGATGCCACATGTTAGCCAAGGTTTATCGCTCTGCAGCAGGAGTACCTATCTGCTCTAGGTCTAGGTGCAACCTGGTTTACATCTGTTTTAGATAAAAAGCTGCGTTAATACGTGATAGATGGAGCGGTGTGCCCATTGTTGTATGTAATTGGACAATAGACAACAGAGTAGACAATGAAGTGTTGTTTGTTTCACTGATTCATAATGAATATATACAAGATGAACATGCGCGTGTCCATTAGGAAAACATCCCTTCCCCAACACACAAGCACAATCGCTATTGATGGTTATTGATCACTCTTTTGGTTCGTAATACTCTTCCGCGATCAATTTCATCATCTATATATAGCGTAACGAAATCTGCTCTAAAAACCCTATGAGGAAAATATGAGGAAAAATATAATCTTAATACGCCATAGAAAACTCATTAAAAATCTAGTGAGAACAATTAAGAGAAAATGACATGGCATATATGAATACTTATTTTAATaatgtctcattaaaaaccttatatgagaaatcatTATGGAAAACTCATAAATAAAAAGAGTACAATAATCCTGATCAATGATGATCATTACCAGGTTATGATTTACGAGTTCACTCCTCCTAAACTTTGCAAATCTCAAAATCGTCTCATACTAATTTCACGAACGTTAGAATATGGATGTTGGTAAGAACTTTAAGAATAAATCTACTGGattttcataatattttgtTTGCAAAATATATATCTTCCCATTATAATGTAATTCataaggataaaataattttggggCAATATTCATTGTGATATTACTCTTTATATAACATGTTCGTATTTGAGCTATTCAAGCAGTATTATCTTCATAAATAATGATAGGTGATTCT is a genomic window of Phragmites australis chromosome 17, lpPhrAust1.1, whole genome shotgun sequence containing:
- the LOC133897811 gene encoding two pore potassium channel c-like; translation: MDMDPLLPAHLNPLPEHSTVSSFSPSPSPASSYKDRIIFGAHPPPLPPPPPPPPPPPPPYYAHRRRISVDGKDFDLPSCSSSPPSPPSDPEDPSSASATGGASSLFDFLAGAAGARTNLHRSRTAPAMAPLSAATLEAAAAGGDQPPAPPRRPSIVLHAFLFLLAYLALGVTFYAAAPANFASSAGPTHPVADALYFCIVTLCTIGYGDITPATPAAKLFSISFVLVGFGFVDILLSGMVSYVLDLQEHLLITALKNPHSARKHRHNYIFDIKKGRMRIRMKVALALGVVAICVGIGAAVLRKVESLGWLDAVYLAVMSVTTVGYGDQAFRTLPGRLFASAWLLVSTLAVARAFLYLAEMRIDKRHRAMANWVLSRNMTISEFLAADIDNNGYVTKSEFVVYKLKEMGKISEKDIMMICDQFQRLDTGNCGKITLSDLLESRHLVADPRDKKKGKKS